The following coding sequences are from one Ctenopharyngodon idella isolate HZGC_01 chromosome 17, HZGC01, whole genome shotgun sequence window:
- the adob gene encoding 2-aminoethanethiol (cysteamine) dioxygenase b, with translation MMPRDNMTSTVQKIARQALTTFRNPSVVGEHNKVFLENQSKLKSLLAEVRAADLKIVPRTIESAATPPQRVAPPVTYMHIYETDTFSMGVFLLKTGASIPLHDHPGMYGMLKVIYGKVRISCFDRMDKPRDGASGVQFNPPLMPFQRSNLRPSVLRSVGEYTEENGPCVLSPQKDNIHQIDAVDGPTAFLDILSPPYDPDEGRDCHYYKVLHAHSEAADRKSDAQEHGDLWLMEIPQPSEFWCGGEPYPGPKVSL, from the coding sequence ATGATGCCACGAGACAATATGACTTCCACTGTCCAGAAAATCGCCAGACAGGCCCTCACGACATTCCGAAACCCGTCTGTCGTCGGAGAACACAATAAAGTGTTTTTGGAAAATCAGAGCAAGCTGAAAAGCCTTTTGGCGGAGGTCAGAGCGGCGGACTTGAAGATCGTACCCCGGACCATCGAGAGCGCTGCGACGCCGCCTCAGCGTGTCGCGCCTCCAGTCACATATATGCACATCTACGAGACCGACACTTTCAGCATGGgagtgtttttattaaaaacaggCGCTTCTATACCTCTGCATGATCATCCGGGAATGTACGGCATGCTGAAAGTGATCTACGGAAAGGTACGAATCAGCTGTTTCGACAGGATGGATAAGCCTAGAGACGGTGCCAGCGGCGTGCAGTTCAACCCTCCACTGATGCCCTTCCAGAGAAGCAATTTACGGCCTTCGGTGCTGAGATCGGTGGGGGAATACACGGAGGAGAACGGCCCGTGTGTGCTGTCGCCCCAAAAGGACAATATCCACCAAATAGACGCTGTTGACGGACCCACCGCTTTCCTTGACATCTTATCACCTCCATATGACCCGGACGAAGGGAGAGACTGCCATTATTATAAAGTTTTACATGCCCATTCAGAGGCTGCAGATAGAAAGAGTGATGCCCAGGAACATGGTGATTTGTGGCTTATGGAAATACCACAGCCTAGTGAATTCTGGTGTGGTGGCGAACCTTACCCAGGGCCTAAAGTGTCCCTCTGA
- the egr2a gene encoding E3 SUMO-protein ligase EGR2a codes for MTATTSSRDKINASLNDLMRCLPSHVYSLDEIPSSVPTGFSDVDVGVCSDQFSEASGGCMSTDSFGVEKRVLDLTDPNRFTPHSAPVAYTGKISIDAQGSWNQEGIINFVSAGVQDRPPSSGSFSTGSPAGPTPDCSKIGQTLPNMEHIYTGPPPYTCSAEGYQDPSVYLSTTTCPITYATPSYSAPKPTIDGALFSIIPDYGGFYQTSNSQRDNMAAFQDIKPFSCSLESIRVPPPLTPLNTIRNFTLACPVDGSRPPMDGTNPQNVPLRPILRPRKYPNRPCKTPVHERPYPCPAEGCDRRFSRSDELTRHVRIHTGHKPFQCRICMRSFSRSDHLTTHIRTHTGEKPFSCDFCGRKFARSDERRRHTKIHQRQRDKKVSVPPHSSSADGTAM; via the exons ATGACAGCAACAACTAGTAGCAGGGATAAAATTAACGCGTCGCTAAATGATTTAATGCGCTGTCTGCCATCACACGTCTACTCTCTGGATGAGATCCCCTCATCAGTGCCAACGGGATTCTCTGATGTGGATGTGGGGGTTTGTTCTGACCAGTTCAGTGAGGCGTCGGGAG GTTGCATGAGCACCGACAGCTTCGGCGTGGAAAAACGGGTCCTTGATCTGACAGACCCGAACAGGTTTACTCCACACAGTGCGCCTGTCGCCTACACAGGGAAAATTTCCATCGACGCGCAAGGAAGTTGGAACCAAGAGGGAATAATCAACTTTGTCAGTGCAGGAGTGCAAGATAGGCCACCTTCCTCGGGATCATTCTCCACGGGTTCTCCCGCAGGTCCCACTCCAGACTGCTCCAAAATAGGCCAAACTCTTCCCAACATGGAGCATATATACACAGGCCCGCCCCCTTACACCTGTAGTGCCGAAGGTTACCAGGACCCCTCGGTCTACCTATCGACCACTACGTGCCCCATAACATACGCCACTCCGTCCTACTCAGCCCCAAAACCAACTATAGACGGGGCGCTTTTCTCCATTATTCCCGATTATGGAGGTTTCTATCAGACCAGCAACAGCCAAAGGGACAACATGGCTGCATTTCAGGACATTAAGCCATTTTCTTGCTCTTTGGAGTCTATTAGAGTCCCACCACCTTTGACTCCCTTGAACACCATAAGAAATTTTACTTTGGCGTGTCCGGTAGACGGGTCAAGGCCGCCTATGGACGGCACCAATCCGCAAAACGTCCCACTGAGGCCAATATTGCGGCCACGGAAATACCCGAACCGACCGTGCAAGACGCCGGTCCATGAGCGGCCGTATCCCTGTCCGGCTGAGGGATGCGACCGGAGGTTTTCACGCTCGGATGAGCTCACGCGCCACGTTCGCATCCACACCGGACATAAGCCGTTTCAGTGCCGCATCTGTATGCGCAGCTTCAGCCGGAGCGACCACCTCACGActcacatacgcacacacacggGCGAGAAGCCCTTCTCCTGTGACTTCTGCGGCAGAAAGTTCGCGAGGAGCGACGAGCGAAGGAGGCACACAAAAATTCaccagagacagagagataaaAAGGTGTCAGTGCCCCCTCACAGCTCGAGCGCTGACGGCACAGCGATGTGA